The proteins below are encoded in one region of Brassica napus cultivar Da-Ae chromosome A6, Da-Ae, whole genome shotgun sequence:
- the LOC106349131 gene encoding transmembrane protein 230, which produces MASRRSVRYAQLPGDDEDYADGGGGGRRDFDPRFDYTPKAFDRVPWKSIGLAVFLLFLGCLLLLLAVFIFTGHMEGDSSQGYALLVLGFLTFLPGFYETRIAYYSWRGAEGYRFAAIPSY; this is translated from the exons ATGGCATCAAGGAGGAGTGTACGGTATGCTCAGCTTCCTGGAGATGATGAAGACTATGcagatggtggtggtggtgggaggAGAGATTTCGATCCTCGTTTTGATTACACACCGAAGGCGTTTGATAGAGTGCCATGGAAATCGATAGGACTAGCTGtgtttcttctcttccttggTTGTTTGCTTCTCCTTTTGGCGGTTTTCATCTTCACCGGTCACATGGAAGGAGATAGCTCTCAAGGATATGCTCTTCTTGTCCTTGGCTTCCTTACTTTCCTCCCTG GGTTCTACGAGACACGGATAGCTTACTATTCATGGAGAGGAGCTGAAGGGTACCGTTTCGCAGCCATTCCCTCTTACTGA
- the LOC106349127 gene encoding chorismate mutase 1, chloroplastic: protein MEASLSMMKSSVSSPATVFLAHRRELSTPISHTLPRASFSVRCSLPPSKPPPRSGASSVHAVMTLAGSLVGKKRVDESESLTLEGIRNSLIRQEDSIIFGLLERAKYCYNADTYDPTAFDMDGFNGSLVEYMLKGTEKLHAKVGRFKSPDEHPFFPEDLPEPMLPPLQYPKVLHFAADSININNKIWNMYFRDLVPRLVKKGDDGNYGSTAVCDAICLQSLSKRIHYGKFVAEAKFQASPEAYEPAIKAQDKDALMNMLTFPTVEEAVKKRVEMKTRTYGQEVKVGVKEKQEEEELNNESQVYKISPILVGHLYGDWIMPLTKEVQVEYLLRRLD from the exons ATGGAGGCGTCATTGTCGATGATGAAATCGTCTGTCTCTTCCCCTGCGACTGTGTTCCTCGCCCATAGACGCGAGCTATCGACGCCTATTTCTCATACGTTACCCAGAGCTTCCTTCTCTGTACGCTGCTCTCTTCCTCCCTCGAAGCCACCGCCTCGCTCCGGAGCCAGCTCTGTTCACGCCGTTATGACTCTCGCTGG GTCGTTGGTAGGGAAGAAACGAGTGGATGAGAGCGAGAGTTTGACACTCGAAGGTATCAGAAACTCGTTGATCAGACAAGAGGACAGCATTATATTCGGTCTGCTGGAGAGAGCCAAGTACTGTTACAATGCGGATACTTATGATCCCACTGCTTTCGACATGGATGGTTTCAACGGGTCGTTGGTTGAGTACATGCTCAAAGGAACCGAGAAGCTTCACGCCAAG GTTGGTAGGTTCAAGAGCCCTGATGAACATCCTTTCTTCCCTGAAGATCTACCAGAGCCTATGTTGCCTCCTCTGCAGTACCCTAAG GTTTTGCACTTTGCTGCTGATTCGATCAACATAAACAACAAGATATGGAACATGTACTTCAGAGACCTTGTCCCAAGACTAGTGAAGAAAGGCGATGATGGTAATTACGGATCAACAGCTGTATGTGACGCTATCTGCCTTCAG TCTCTTTCAAAGAGGATCCATTACGGTAAATTTGTTGCAGAGGCCAAGTTCCAAGCCTCGCCCGAGGCATATGAGCCCGCCATCAAAGCAcaa GATAAGGATGCTTTGATGAATATGCTGACATTCCCAACCGTGGAGGAGGCGGTAAAGAAGAGAGTTGAGATGAAAACACGAACATACGGGCAAGAAGTGAAAGTGGGCGTTAAggagaaacaagaagaagaagagctgaATAATGAATCTCAAGTTTACAAGATCAGTCCAATCTTAGTAGGCCACTTATATGGAGATTGGATCATGCCCTTGACAAAAGAGGTTCAAGTGGAGTACTTGCTCAGAAGACTAGACTGA
- the LOC106349126 gene encoding pentatricopeptide repeat-containing protein At3g29230 — translation MTSLPVRAPSLVSSRRIFQEKLHELPRCANLAQVKQLHAQIIRRNLHQDLSIAPKLISALTLCRQLTLAVRVFNQIEQPSVHLCNSMIRAHALNSQPHQAFSFFFEMQRFGLYGDNFTYPFLLKACSGQSWFPVVKMIHTHIEKLGLWSDIYVPNALIDCYSRCGGLGVKAAMKLFVKMGERDTVTWNSMLSGLVKAGELRDARKLFDEMPQRDLISWNTMLDGYARCRDMSEAFELFKVMPERSTVSWSTLVMGYSKAGDMEMARIMFDKMPVKNVVTWTIIIAGYAEKGLVKEADELVDEMVNAGLRFDSAAAISILAACAESGLLRLGMRVHSMIRMSNLSSNAHVLNALLDMYAKCGSIEKAFDVFNNMPKKDLVSWNTMLQGLGVHGHGKEALELFSRMGKEGVRPDKVTFIAVLCSCNHAGLVDEGIDYFYSMEKLYGLVPEIEHYGCLVDLLGRGGRLKEAIKVVQTMPMEPNVVIFGALLGACRMHNEVDIAKEVLDRLVRLDPSDPGNYSLLSNIYAAAEDWKGVANIRSKMKSMGVEKPSGASLIHLEDGIHEFTVFDKSHPDSDQIYQVLGSLIEPPDTGELVATG, via the coding sequence ATGACTTCCTTACCGGTCCGAGCGCCGTCGCTGGTTTCTTCCCGGAGAATCTTCCAGGAGAAACTCCACGAACTTCCCAGGTGCGCCAATTTAGCCCAAGTAAAGCAGCTCCACGCCCAGATCATTCGACGAAACCTCCACCAAGACCTAAGCATCGCGCCGAAGCTAATCTCCGCTCTTACTCTCTGCCGTCAGTTAACTCTAGCCGTTAGGGTTTTCAATCAAATCGAACAACCCAGCGTCCATCTCTGCAATTCGATGATTAGAGCTCACGCTTTAAACTCTCAGCCTCACCAAgctttctcctttttcttcgAGATGCAAAGATTCGGCCTTTACGGTGATAACTTCACGTACCCTTTTCTCCTCAAAGCCTGTTCGGGCCAATCTTGGTTCCCTGTGGTGAAGATGATACACACCCACATCGAAAAATTGGggctttggtctgatatttacGTGCCCAATGCGCTTATCGATTGCTATTCGAGGTGCGGTGGTTTGGGTGTTAAAGCGGCGATGAAGCTGTTTGTGAAGATGGGGGAGAGGGACACTGTGACTTGGAACTCGATGCTTAGTGGGCTTGTGAAGGCAGGGGAGTTGAGGGATGCGCGGAAgctgttcgatgaaatgcctcaGAGGGATTTGATTAGCTGGAACACGATGTTGGATGGGTACGCGAGGTGTAGAGATATGAGTGAAGCGTTTGAGCTGTTTAAGGTGATGCCTGAGAGGAGTACTGTATCTTGGTCGACGTTGGTGATGGGGTATAGTAAAGCTGGAGATATGGAAATGGCGAGGATTATGTTTGATAAGATGCCGGTTAAGAATGTGGTCACGTGGACTATTATCATTGCTGGATATGCGGAGAAGGGGCTTGTAAAGGAGGCTGATGAGTTAGTTGACGAGATGGTGAATGCAGGACTGAGATTTGATTCTGCGGCTGCGATTAGTATCTTGGCTGCTTGCGCTGAGTCTGGTTTGCTCAGATTAGGGATGAGGGTTCACTCCATGATAAGAATGTCTAACCTCAGTTCTAATGCTCATGTGTTAAATGCGCTACTTGATATGTATGCAAAGTGTGGGAGCATAGAAAAAGCGTTTGATGTATTTAACAACATGCCCAAGAAGGACCTTGTCTCTTGGAACACTATGCTTCAGGGTCTTGGTGTTCACGGCCACGGAAAGGAAGCGCTTGAGCTTTTTTCGAGAATGGGAAAGGAAGGAGTTCGTCCGGATAAAGTCACCTTCATTGCTGTTTTGTGTTCATGTAATCACGCAGGTCTCGTCGATGAAGGCATAGATTACTTCTACTCCATGGAGAAACTGTATGGACTTGTTCCAGAAATCGAACACTACGGTTGTCTTGTTGACCTATTAGGTCGAGGTGGGAGGTTAAAGGAAGCGATCAAGGTCGTCCAAACAATGCCTATGGAACCAAACGTTGTGATTTTCGGTGCTCTTCTTGGAGCGTGCAGGATGCATAACGAGGTGGACATTGCTAAAGAAGTCCTGGATCGTCTGGTTAGATTAGACCCTTCTGATCCGGGGAACTACTCGCTGCTGTCAAATATTTACGCAGCAGCAGAAGATTGGAAAGGGGTTGCTAATATAAGGTCGAAGATGAAGAGTATGGGAGTAGAGAAACCATCTGGAGCTAGCTTGATTCATTTGGAAGATGGGATACACGAATTCACAGTGTTTGACAAATCACACCCAGATTCTGATCAAATATACCAGGTGCTAGGTAGTCTAATCGAACCTCCAGATACCGGTGAGCTGGTTGCTACTGGATAA
- the BNAA06G31010D gene encoding uncharacterized protein BNAA06G31010D isoform X2, with protein MGGCVSTHSRGIRRPRRKGRRRSSKHFSKVSDIVPHANTRRSSDVVSRVSFATSQDDAWFDSVSVLDSDEDEDFVSLPEDNVSSPSGATGNIPNGQVVQFESSSCIVDGKGKYEEYHESYLKIDKSKTLGKGVHKDPSGGLSVITGNSKKNLMNHASFKGLKEQKRNSQEKTLKSSLSRLMPTVSFNDKTLNSPTSQKRKSAVYRLSFKRRSCDGEEVTEQRKLLYRPKAGFTIPCSAKEKQSSGSWCEIPPSTFKLRGETYFKDKKKSPAPNQCAYTPIGVDLFVCPKKIDHIAQHIELPNIKSEAKLPALLIVNIQLPTYPAAMFLGDSDGEGMSIVLYFKLQENFEKETSQQYQDSIKKLVDDEVEKVKGFAKDSNVAFRERLKIVAGLVNPEDLTLGSTEKKLVQAYNEKPVLSRPQHNFFKGPNYFEIDLDVHRFSYISRKGLEAFRDRLKNGILDLGLAIQAQKPEELPEQVLCCLRLSQIDFVDRGQIPMLLIPEEGETLV; from the exons atgggTGGGTGTGTGTCAACCCATTCAAGAGGGATTAGGCGGCCTCGGCGTAAAGGCCGTCGCAGGTCTTCCAAACATTTTTCTAAAGTATCTGACATTGTTCCTCATGCAAATACTAGAAGGTCTAGTGACGTTGTGAGCCGAGTTTCTTTTG CTACCTCGCAAGATGATGCATGGTTTGACTCTGTCAGTGTTCTTGATTCTGATGAGGATGAGGACTTCGTCAGCTTACCTGAAG ATAACGTATCATCACCGAGTGGTGCGACCGGTAATATCCCAAATGGTCAAGTAGTTCAGTTTGAATCTTCTTCCTGCATCGTGGATGGGAAAGGAAAGTACGAAGAATACCATGAGAGTTACTTGAAGATAGACAAGAGTAAAACCCTGGGCAAAGGTGTGCACAAGGATCCTAGTGGTGGTCTCTCTGTTATCACCGGAAACAGCAAGAAGAACCTAATGAACCATGCAAGCTTCAAAGGCCTGAAGGAGCAGAAACGGAACTCTCAGGAGAAAACTCTGAAATCCAGCCTGAGCAGATTGATGCCAACGGTTAGTTTCAACGACAAGACACTAAACTCCCCCACATCTCAGAAGCGAAAATCCGCGGTTTATCGGCTTTCTTTCAAGAGGAGATCATGCGATGGTGAGGAAGTTACTGAGCAGCGTAAGTTGTTGTACCGTCCGAAGGCGGGTTTCACAATCCCTTGCTCAGCCAAAGAGAAGCAGTCCAGTGGAAGTTGGTGTGAGATACCACCTTCAACTTTTAAACTCCGTGGAGAAACCTATTTCAA AGACAAAAAGAAATCCCCAGCTCCAAATCAGTGTGCATACACTCCTATAGGCGTTGACTTGTTTGTCTGTCCAAAGAAGATTGATCATATCGCTCAACACATCGAGCTTCCAAACATCAAAAGCGAGGCAAAGCTCCCTGCTCTTCTCATTGTTAACATTCAG TTACCAACCTATCCTGCTGCAATGTTCCTTGGCGATAGTGATGGAGAAGGCATGAGCATTGTACTTTACTTTAAATTACaagaaaatttcgaaaaagAAACCTCTCAGCAGTACCAGGACAGCATCAAG AAACTTGTGGATGATGAGGTGGAGAAGGTGAAAGGGTTTGCGAAAGACAGCAATGTTGCTTTCCGTGAGAGGCTTAAGATTGTGGCTGGACTTGTTAACCCCGAAGATCTAACTCTGGGCTCGACTGAAAAGAAGCTTGTACAGGCTTACAATGAAAAGCCCGTCCTCTCTCGTCCTCAACACAACTTCTTTAAG GGTCCAAACTACTTTGAGATTGATTTGGATGTTCATAGATTCAGCTACATATCACGCAAAGGACTTGAAGCATTCAGAGATCGACTGAAGAATGGAATTCTTGATCTCGGCTTAGCCATCCAG GCTCAAAAACCAGAAGAGCTGCCGGAACAAGTCTTGTGTTGTCTGAGGCTGAGCCAGATTGACTTTGTTGACCGTGGTCAAATCCCAATGCTACTAATCCCTGAGGAAGGAGAAACTCTGGTGTAA
- the BNAA06G31010D gene encoding uncharacterized protein BNAA06G31010D isoform X1 → MGGCVSTHSRGIRRPRRKGRRRSSKHFSKVSDIVPHANTRRSSDVVSRVSFATSQDDAWFDSVSVLDSDEDEDFVSLPEADNVSSPSGATGNIPNGQVVQFESSSCIVDGKGKYEEYHESYLKIDKSKTLGKGVHKDPSGGLSVITGNSKKNLMNHASFKGLKEQKRNSQEKTLKSSLSRLMPTVSFNDKTLNSPTSQKRKSAVYRLSFKRRSCDGEEVTEQRKLLYRPKAGFTIPCSAKEKQSSGSWCEIPPSTFKLRGETYFKDKKKSPAPNQCAYTPIGVDLFVCPKKIDHIAQHIELPNIKSEAKLPALLIVNIQLPTYPAAMFLGDSDGEGMSIVLYFKLQENFEKETSQQYQDSIKKLVDDEVEKVKGFAKDSNVAFRERLKIVAGLVNPEDLTLGSTEKKLVQAYNEKPVLSRPQHNFFKGPNYFEIDLDVHRFSYISRKGLEAFRDRLKNGILDLGLAIQAQKPEELPEQVLCCLRLSQIDFVDRGQIPMLLIPEEGETLV, encoded by the exons atgggTGGGTGTGTGTCAACCCATTCAAGAGGGATTAGGCGGCCTCGGCGTAAAGGCCGTCGCAGGTCTTCCAAACATTTTTCTAAAGTATCTGACATTGTTCCTCATGCAAATACTAGAAGGTCTAGTGACGTTGTGAGCCGAGTTTCTTTTG CTACCTCGCAAGATGATGCATGGTTTGACTCTGTCAGTGTTCTTGATTCTGATGAGGATGAGGACTTCGTCAGCTTACCTGAAG cAGATAACGTATCATCACCGAGTGGTGCGACCGGTAATATCCCAAATGGTCAAGTAGTTCAGTTTGAATCTTCTTCCTGCATCGTGGATGGGAAAGGAAAGTACGAAGAATACCATGAGAGTTACTTGAAGATAGACAAGAGTAAAACCCTGGGCAAAGGTGTGCACAAGGATCCTAGTGGTGGTCTCTCTGTTATCACCGGAAACAGCAAGAAGAACCTAATGAACCATGCAAGCTTCAAAGGCCTGAAGGAGCAGAAACGGAACTCTCAGGAGAAAACTCTGAAATCCAGCCTGAGCAGATTGATGCCAACGGTTAGTTTCAACGACAAGACACTAAACTCCCCCACATCTCAGAAGCGAAAATCCGCGGTTTATCGGCTTTCTTTCAAGAGGAGATCATGCGATGGTGAGGAAGTTACTGAGCAGCGTAAGTTGTTGTACCGTCCGAAGGCGGGTTTCACAATCCCTTGCTCAGCCAAAGAGAAGCAGTCCAGTGGAAGTTGGTGTGAGATACCACCTTCAACTTTTAAACTCCGTGGAGAAACCTATTTCAA AGACAAAAAGAAATCCCCAGCTCCAAATCAGTGTGCATACACTCCTATAGGCGTTGACTTGTTTGTCTGTCCAAAGAAGATTGATCATATCGCTCAACACATCGAGCTTCCAAACATCAAAAGCGAGGCAAAGCTCCCTGCTCTTCTCATTGTTAACATTCAG TTACCAACCTATCCTGCTGCAATGTTCCTTGGCGATAGTGATGGAGAAGGCATGAGCATTGTACTTTACTTTAAATTACaagaaaatttcgaaaaagAAACCTCTCAGCAGTACCAGGACAGCATCAAG AAACTTGTGGATGATGAGGTGGAGAAGGTGAAAGGGTTTGCGAAAGACAGCAATGTTGCTTTCCGTGAGAGGCTTAAGATTGTGGCTGGACTTGTTAACCCCGAAGATCTAACTCTGGGCTCGACTGAAAAGAAGCTTGTACAGGCTTACAATGAAAAGCCCGTCCTCTCTCGTCCTCAACACAACTTCTTTAAG GGTCCAAACTACTTTGAGATTGATTTGGATGTTCATAGATTCAGCTACATATCACGCAAAGGACTTGAAGCATTCAGAGATCGACTGAAGAATGGAATTCTTGATCTCGGCTTAGCCATCCAG GCTCAAAAACCAGAAGAGCTGCCGGAACAAGTCTTGTGTTGTCTGAGGCTGAGCCAGATTGACTTTGTTGACCGTGGTCAAATCCCAATGCTACTAATCCCTGAGGAAGGAGAAACTCTGGTGTAA
- the LOC106349130 gene encoding uncharacterized protein LOC106349130, which produces MATAWVTCSLLLSPLNKPPTRLKLLNPSTLQRSSYGTRSIAIKSMAVQEDDKRTSDEAMSIDNLRGFVDLNVGKWTGSFHQFDGDGNLLHKIDTRLSASSYGEDELISLNQSLYIKQATSATSVADEEEEEAEWVEYKIKETNMFTVDKYQQIGFFPKERAFSLRYQTAGMLDTTLRQGVLGEDDTGEESPRFLKLPSRRPALVCENCLYSNETDRRARAFHIMDPKGVLEMLIVFLEERGLENLVHPVLDDSQYDGERITPFLGTWKGRSITKRSGVYGSTLSEADTVAVLDINDQGQVVQNISSTSDVKNVTTNVHWVGEMSKNLVTFAEGYQMTLLPGGMYMGCPCDVAKSVAELKSFHLEFCWLESSVSRQRLVRTYDHEGLAVSSTYFSETKV; this is translated from the exons aTGGCTACTGCTTGGGTCACTTGCTCACTCCTCTTATCCCCACTAAACAAACCACCCACACGATTGAAACTCCTGAATCCAAGCACCCTTCAACGCTCGTCCTATGGAACCAGAAGCATTGCTATCAAGTCCATGGCGGTCCAAGAAGACGACAAAAGGACGAGCGATGAAGCAATGAGCATCGACAACTTACGCGGATTCGTCGACCTTAACGTCGGAAAATGGACTGGCTCCTTCCAC CAATTTGATGGAGATGGGAACCTGTTGCATAAGATTGATACTCGTCTCTCTGCTAGTTCGTATGGAGAAGATGAGCTCATTAGCCTTAATCAATC GTTATATATAAAGCAGGCAACATCAGCCACTTCGGTTgctgatgaagaggaagaggaagctgAGTGGGTAGAATACaaaatcaaagaaaccaataTGTTCACTGTCGACAAGTATCAGCAG ATTGGATTCTTCCCCAAGGAGAGAGCATTTTCACTGAGGTATCAGACCGCTGGAATGTTGGATACCACGTTAAGGCAAGGCGTTCTCGGAGAAGATGACACTGGAGAAGAATCACCAAG GTTTCTTAAGCTTCCATCTCGGCGTCCTGCTTTAGTATGTGAGAACTGCTTGTATTCTAATGAGACGGATAGAAGAGCTAGAGCCTTTCACATCATGGATCCCAAAGGTGTTCTTGAAATGCTTATTGTGTTCCTCGAGGAACGAGGGCTAGAGAATCTCGTTCATCCAGTCCTCGACGATTCTCAG TATGATGGAGAAAGAATCACCCCGTTTCTTGGTACTTGGAAAGGTCGTTCAATAACAAAACGAAGCGGTGTCTATGGATCAACACTATCCGAAGCCGATACTGTTGCTGTTCTTGACATTAATGACCAAGGTCAAGTAGTCCAG AATATTTCCTCGACATCCGATGTGAAAAACGTGACGACAAATGTGCACTGGGTGGGTGAAATGTCGAAGAACTTGGTTACATTCGCGGAAGGATACCAAATGACACTGTTACCAGGTGGTATGTACATGGGATGTCCCTGCGACGTAGCAAAGAGTGTTGCTGAGTTGAAGTCTTTCCATCTAGAGTTCTGCTGGCTTGAATCGTCAGTGTCAAGACAGAGACTCGTACGTACATATGACCATGAAGGTTTGGCTGTCTCCTCAACTTATTTTTCTGAGACCAAAGTGTGA